In Paenibacillus xylanilyticus, the genomic window CGTATTCTTTCGAAAACTCGTGGGTAGTTCATGCTTTTAAAGGGATAATGCGGCCAAACTATTTCTTGGAACTTTTCTCCATTTGCCCGTTATACCATTTATTGGCTTCAGTCAGTACCTGCTGCCCGCCTGCTTCCATAAATTCCTCCACGAAGGGTTCAAAGCTTTCAACAGGCTGATCCCCCGTAATGATGGAGATGTATGCCCTGTCCCTCATATGGATCAACTCAGATGAATATCGAATCAGGGCAGGGGTGGCCACCTCCAGTTGATTATAAATACCATTCTCCGTCAATCCCTCAGATGCAGCCCACTGCTCCCGTTTGCCGATGGATGCACCTGGAACAGCCATGCCAATGCTGGAGCCGATCATATTGGTGTAATTCTCCATACGGTTATATGGGGGCAGAATGTGAAATTCCCCTGAAGATGAAGAGCTCCAGTCCCAGTGCTTTCCTGGAAGGCCATATTCCATTTTGATCTGCTCTGCCGGATCGGAGTTTGCACTGACATAATCGAGAATTTCAAGGATTTTTTCCAGTTTGCCAGGCTCCTTGACCGCATCGGCCCCGATTGTAATGAAACTCATCAGCAGATTGTAACCTTTGGAGCCACGGAGTCCATCAGGCCCTGTAACAGGAGGACCGAATTCAACGTCTGCAGTTGCGTTCTTCTGCTGGAGTTCATGGACATTGAACATGGCTTCAACGGGAATTTCCTCGTCCTTTTCATTAAGGATGCTATAATCTCCGTCTTGAGTCCAATGATAATAATTGCCCATGGAGGTCATTCCAATTCTGCTATTAATAAACGCGTGGGACAAATGTTTATAGCCACCTTTATTTTCACCAGTTATGAATTCGGGATCGATAATCCCGTCCTGATACCACTTCTGCAGATAAGCCAAGGCATTCTTCATCTCTGGTTCCAATGCGCCGATCACGAGTCGGTCATTTTTTTGGTTAAAGTACAGCTGCTCGGTAAAAACGGACTGCCCAAAAGCACCAAAAACGACATTCATGCCCTCTTTGGATAACCCGTATGTATCCTGTTGCCCATTTCCGTCAGGGTCACCTTTGGCGAATGCATACATAACCTTCTCAAATTCCTCTAATGTCCGCGGAATATCGAGACCGAGTTTCTCCAGCCAGTCTTGCCGATATACAACAGGGGTCCGGTAGATGTTAGTCTGATTGATGACCGGTATTCCATATAAGGCACCATTTATTTTTCCGTACTCCAAGTAACGTGAATCATAATCACGGATTCGCTTCACAATATGAGGCGCATGTTCTTCTAGTACGTCCACAGGAATTTCTGCTAACACCCCTTGCATCTGATATTTAAGCAGGTCATGTGGCTGCCTGATCCGAAGAAGATCCGGTATGTTCCCTTGAGCGAGCTTCAAGTCCAGCAGGTCCTCATAGCGTCTGTTCTCCAGGTTCCACACCTCCAGATTCACATCAAAAAGATCCTCAATATAGGTAATCATCTCGGCATCCTCAGGAACAGGAGTATTCTGGTGCATAGTCCAGGAGATCGTATATGGCGGCTCTGTATCCTTCTCTGACTCATAAGCAGGATTGTGCTGCTGCATTTGAGTGCGTTGTTCGCCCAAAACGGAGCAGCCGCTCAAGCATATGACAAGGATAACGGTTGTGATCGATAGACACAGAGCTCTTGAAAGGTTGAGGTTCATAGCAGCTCCTTTTCGTGATTTGATATCTGGATCAATGTCCAAGATTAGGAATAACCCTTCGGCCAATCAGTTCATCAGACTGCGCATGAAGGTTTTCGGTGTACAGCCGTGAATTTCTTTGAACTTCTTAATGAAGTAAGCAGAGGTACGGTATCCAACCGTGCTCGCAACCTGCTCAATAGTAAATTCCTGCTTGGCGATGAGTTCGCGTGCGCGTTCCATTCTCTGATTTGTGACATATTCTGAATAGGCCATGCCTGTCTCTTCCTTGAAGATCTTACTAAGGTATTTGGGACTGATAAACACTTGTTCCGCGACATGATCCAGCGTGAGATCGCCCGAAAGATGCTCGCGAACGTAAGCTTTAACAGCTGAAATGGTATCCGGACTCCTGACCTCGCTTCGTTTCTCCATATGTGTGATAAATTCGGTTACGAGATGAGTCATCCATTCCGAATAACGGTTGATATTGTAGAACGAGGAATATTGCTTGTATACATTCATGGAGCTCGCCTCGGCGGGCTGCCAGCGCACCTGACTAATGCAGTCAGCGTATATGGAAACCATCTTTAATAAAATAATGCGGCTGTATTCAGCTGAATAGGGGCCTGCCTTGATGGTCGATACCACATCCTGAATGGCCTGAACCGTACCGTCCATATCACGGGATTGCAGCTTCTTCTCAAAATTCATGAGGTACGTGTCCGGAATCTCCAAACCGCTGGTTTCCCTTTGCAGAAGATCAAGGTCTTGAATGGCAGACAGAGCGGGAAAGAAATAGCTGTATTGAATCAAAGCGTTCGCCTCATGATAGCTTGTGTGAATCTTCGTGAAATGCTCTACCCAGCCGCCTAAGGACACAGCGAAATCCAGACTGAACCGGCTTCTCGCCTCGGAATGAATAAAGCTTACAATGTGATCCGAAACAGGCTCTTCGCATTGGTTCGTACAGATGATCACGGCTATTTTGTGATCCTGCAGTTCCTCCGCAAGCAGCTTGGTTTCAGCCATTTCTGCTGTCTCCAGCTGCTGAATCATCGTGTACAACGTATGCTGCAATTGTCGTGGCTGCAATTCCTTCCACTTCTCGCTGACGGGGTCAATGACGATGCAGCGATAGCGGGAATAGGCCATCGACACCCGAACAGATTGCAGCTGTTCCGTGAGTTCTTCGGGTGTAAATCGGTTATTTAACATATTCAGCATAATACTGTGTCTAATCATTTTGTGATTGGCCTGCAGCGTTTCTTCCAGACTATCGACTTTAGTGGACAGGCTGCTGATAGCCGAATCGATGAATCGATATTCATTCTGCTTCAGGCTGCCGGGGCTATCTACCCTGGCCTTGATATTATTCAGGATCCGCTTAAGAGGACTGTAGTTGGCTACGGTGAAGCCGAACGACATGGCTATCCCAACCGCTACAGCGATCAAACCCAGAAGCGCAGAGACCTCCTTTAGGCTATCCAGCTTATAATAGAAGCTTTTATTCGGGGTGGTTGTGTACATTCTCCATCCATTTTCTTCGAATTGCTCATGGGAAACAACATAAGCATCATGATTAAACATTGGCGTGAAGCTCTCGCCGGAAGAAGGACTGGAGAGCAGCGACTGAAGC contains:
- a CDS encoding extracellular solute-binding protein, with translation MGEQRTQMQQHNPAYESEKDTEPPYTISWTMHQNTPVPEDAEMITYIEDLFDVNLEVWNLENRRYEDLLDLKLAQGNIPDLLRIRQPHDLLKYQMQGVLAEIPVDVLEEHAPHIVKRIRDYDSRYLEYGKINGALYGIPVINQTNIYRTPVVYRQDWLEKLGLDIPRTLEEFEKVMYAFAKGDPDGNGQQDTYGLSKEGMNVVFGAFGQSVFTEQLYFNQKNDRLVIGALEPEMKNALAYLQKWYQDGIIDPEFITGENKGGYKHLSHAFINSRIGMTSMGNYYHWTQDGDYSILNEKDEEIPVEAMFNVHELQQKNATADVEFGPPVTGPDGLRGSKGYNLLMSFITIGADAVKEPGKLEKILEILDYVSANSDPAEQIKMEYGLPGKHWDWSSSSSGEFHILPPYNRMENYTNMIGSSIGMAVPGASIGKREQWAASEGLTENGIYNQLEVATPALIRYSSELIHMRDRAYISIITGDQPVESFEPFVEEFMEAGGQQVLTEANKWYNGQMEKSSKK
- a CDS encoding AraC family transcriptional regulator; translated protein: MRKLFQSVRSRMVFSYLAVVLVIALLFGSILYLFFSHQYSKEIRINKQLQLQSAVNYIETSVIDKVNQVYLSLALGSPVSIQLDSLQGNHSKILDIEQLLKSQVQNYSDLIQAIHVYDTENHFMISSVYGLQLHEVNPSSEDTAYDWIKAMKKSDRSSLWMQTRMVPEDTYIESPEQSSTMPLISYVHSYPFQSSGQDSKVMVAIDIKESTISQLIRNMIPADYENTYIVDQRGVVISAADKSMLGSSTSENLLQSLLSSPSSGESFTPMFNHDAYVVSHEQFEENGWRMYTTTPNKSFYYKLDSLKEVSALLGLIAVAVGIAMSFGFTVANYSPLKRILNNIKARVDSPGSLKQNEYRFIDSAISSLSTKVDSLEETLQANHKMIRHSIMLNMLNNRFTPEELTEQLQSVRVSMAYSRYRCIVIDPVSEKWKELQPRQLQHTLYTMIQQLETAEMAETKLLAEELQDHKIAVIICTNQCEEPVSDHIVSFIHSEARSRFSLDFAVSLGGWVEHFTKIHTSYHEANALIQYSYFFPALSAIQDLDLLQRETSGLEIPDTYLMNFEKKLQSRDMDGTVQAIQDVVSTIKAGPYSAEYSRIILLKMVSIYADCISQVRWQPAEASSMNVYKQYSSFYNINRYSEWMTHLVTEFITHMEKRSEVRSPDTISAVKAYVREHLSGDLTLDHVAEQVFISPKYLSKIFKEETGMAYSEYVTNQRMERARELIAKQEFTIEQVASTVGYRTSAYFIKKFKEIHGCTPKTFMRSLMN